The following proteins come from a genomic window of Frankia casuarinae:
- a CDS encoding vitamin B12-dependent ribonucleotide reductase: protein MTDSRGTKPSRSAAKASGLKIQRSRTTAGVHPYDEVTWESRDVVMTNWRDGSVNFEQRGVEFPQFWSVNASNIVTSKYFRGAPGTPGREWSLRQLIDRVVHAYGAAGREHGYFASDTDAEIFEHELTWMLLHQVFSFNSPVWFNVGTPAPQQVSACQPYDALVSTPSGLVPIGALVETDAVGMKVFDAHGLTQVIATKSNGVKDVLRIWTRAGHALDVTADHLVWRSTSAGAGAFVPAGALRAGDTLEWHRTIAPGEGEITSREIAEAALAGRLQADGFVGRYAGTNASLTIEAMTVPTRLYDAPLPVVAAYLRSLFQADGYVSRRERSTLIGLDMISEGLIRGVQGLLARFGIFARVRREADPRPDRHDLWSLGIQNAGDRRTFADEIGFLDPVKAAKLEASFDQPGQAAKPVKRLQIERIEPRGPMPVYDIQTDSGEYLSAGLRVHNCFILSVDDTMESILNWYREEGLIFKGGSGAGLNLSRIRSSKELLSSGGTASGPVSFMRGADASAGTIKSGGATRRAAKMVVLDVDHPDIVEFVETKAREEDKIRALRDAGFDMDLGGRDIASVQYQNANNSVRVTDEFMRAVVDGGGFDLRARLDGRVLETVDARGLFHTIAEAAWACADPGIQYDGTINDWHTCPESGRISASNPCSEYVHLDNSSCNLASLNLLKFLRPDRSFDAEAFVAAVELIITAMDISICFADFPTPEITRVSRAYRQLGIGYANLGALLMASARAYDSDGGRALAASITSLMTATAYRRSAELAGIVGAYDGFARNADAHRRVMRKHAAANDAVRSVHAEDSRILAVASREWARAQTVGEKHGWRNAQASLLAPTGTIGLAMDCDTTGIEPDLALVKMKKLVGGASMRIVNQTVPAALQALGYPEETIEAIVEYIAEYGHVIDAPGLRPEHYEVFDCAIGERAISPMGHVRMMAAVQPFLSGAISKTVNMPSTATVAEVEQIYLEGWRLGLKALAIYRDNCKVGQPLTDVKGAKQAAELAATRTGTGVGVGTGDAVGTAGSVGPAPVEVEYRPVRRRLPKTRPSRTVSFSVGGAEGYLTAGSYPDDGLGEVFIKMSKQGSTLAGVMDAFAIAISIGLQYGVPLEAYVSKFINMRFEPAGMTDDPDVRIAQSIMDYLFRRLALDYLDADQRAELGISTAADRARRVAGQYGPAPAVEAARSAQPAGIDGPAGSQGAAVTGSSASVADRGDPGVPPGPAVGNGPAYVARELRLAPPGESLVAQTVVDAPLCFTCGVTMRPAGSCYVCEQCGSTSGCS from the coding sequence ATGACCGACAGCCGCGGCACGAAGCCGAGCAGGTCAGCGGCGAAAGCGAGTGGGTTGAAGATCCAGCGGTCACGTACCACCGCCGGCGTCCACCCGTACGACGAGGTCACCTGGGAGTCCCGGGACGTCGTCATGACCAACTGGCGGGACGGCTCGGTCAACTTCGAGCAGCGGGGAGTGGAATTCCCGCAGTTCTGGTCGGTGAACGCCTCCAACATCGTTACCAGCAAGTACTTCCGTGGGGCGCCCGGCACGCCGGGGCGGGAGTGGTCGCTGCGGCAGTTGATCGATCGGGTCGTGCACGCCTACGGCGCGGCCGGCCGCGAGCACGGCTACTTCGCCTCGGACACCGACGCCGAGATCTTCGAGCACGAACTGACCTGGATGCTGCTCCACCAGGTCTTCAGCTTCAACTCGCCGGTCTGGTTCAACGTGGGAACCCCCGCGCCGCAGCAGGTCTCGGCGTGCCAGCCCTATGACGCCCTCGTCAGCACGCCATCCGGTCTGGTTCCCATCGGCGCCTTGGTGGAGACGGACGCGGTGGGGATGAAGGTCTTCGACGCGCACGGTCTGACCCAGGTGATCGCGACCAAGTCCAACGGCGTCAAGGACGTCCTGCGGATCTGGACGAGGGCCGGTCACGCGCTCGACGTCACCGCCGATCATCTGGTGTGGCGGAGCACCTCCGCGGGTGCCGGGGCCTTCGTCCCCGCCGGCGCGCTGCGGGCCGGGGACACCCTCGAGTGGCATCGCACCATCGCCCCGGGCGAGGGTGAGATCACTTCACGGGAGATCGCCGAGGCGGCGCTCGCGGGCCGGCTGCAGGCGGACGGTTTTGTTGGTCGGTACGCCGGTACGAACGCCTCGCTGACCATCGAGGCGATGACTGTGCCGACCCGGCTGTATGATGCTCCGCTACCCGTTGTCGCGGCTTATCTGCGCAGCCTGTTCCAGGCCGATGGCTACGTGTCCCGCCGGGAGCGCTCGACGCTGATCGGGCTGGACATGATCAGCGAGGGCCTCATTCGCGGGGTGCAGGGTTTGCTCGCCCGGTTCGGCATCTTCGCGCGGGTACGCCGCGAGGCGGATCCGCGACCCGACCGCCACGACCTCTGGAGCCTGGGCATTCAGAACGCCGGTGACCGGCGGACGTTCGCGGACGAGATCGGCTTCCTCGATCCGGTGAAGGCCGCGAAGCTGGAGGCGTCGTTCGATCAGCCCGGCCAGGCCGCGAAGCCGGTGAAGCGGTTGCAGATCGAGCGCATTGAGCCGCGCGGGCCGATGCCGGTCTACGACATCCAGACCGACAGCGGCGAGTACCTCTCCGCCGGCCTCCGTGTGCACAACTGCTTCATCCTCTCCGTGGACGACACCATGGAGTCGATCCTGAACTGGTACCGGGAAGAGGGGCTGATCTTCAAGGGGGGTTCCGGGGCCGGGCTCAACCTGTCCCGCATCCGGTCCTCGAAGGAGCTGCTGTCCTCCGGGGGCACCGCCTCCGGGCCGGTGAGCTTCATGCGCGGCGCCGACGCCTCGGCGGGTACGATCAAGTCCGGTGGCGCGACCCGGCGGGCGGCGAAGATGGTCGTGCTCGACGTCGATCATCCCGACATCGTCGAGTTCGTGGAGACGAAGGCCCGGGAAGAAGACAAGATCCGGGCGTTGCGGGACGCCGGCTTCGACATGGACCTCGGCGGGCGCGACATCGCCTCCGTGCAATACCAGAACGCCAACAACTCCGTCCGGGTGACCGACGAGTTCATGCGGGCGGTCGTCGACGGCGGCGGCTTCGACCTGCGGGCCCGCCTCGACGGCCGTGTCCTGGAGACGGTGGACGCCCGCGGGCTGTTCCACACGATCGCCGAGGCCGCGTGGGCCTGCGCCGATCCCGGCATCCAGTACGACGGAACGATCAACGACTGGCACACCTGCCCCGAGAGCGGCCGGATCAGCGCCTCCAACCCGTGCAGCGAGTACGTGCACCTGGACAACTCCAGCTGCAACCTGGCCTCGCTGAACCTGCTGAAGTTCCTGCGCCCGGACCGCAGCTTCGACGCCGAGGCGTTCGTCGCGGCGGTCGAGTTGATCATTACCGCGATGGACATCTCGATCTGCTTCGCCGACTTCCCGACGCCGGAGATCACCAGGGTCAGCCGGGCCTACCGGCAGCTCGGCATCGGCTACGCCAACCTCGGTGCCCTGCTGATGGCCAGCGCCCGGGCCTACGACTCGGACGGCGGCCGGGCGCTGGCCGCATCGATCACCTCGCTGATGACGGCCACCGCCTACCGGCGCTCCGCCGAACTCGCCGGGATCGTCGGCGCCTACGACGGCTTCGCCCGCAACGCGGACGCGCACCGGCGGGTGATGCGCAAGCATGCCGCCGCGAACGACGCGGTGCGCAGCGTGCACGCCGAGGACTCCCGGATCCTCGCCGTCGCGTCCCGGGAATGGGCCCGGGCGCAGACCGTCGGCGAGAAGCACGGATGGCGCAACGCGCAGGCCAGCCTGCTCGCCCCGACGGGCACGATCGGTCTGGCGATGGACTGCGACACCACCGGCATCGAGCCGGACCTCGCCCTGGTGAAGATGAAGAAGCTGGTCGGCGGCGCCAGCATGAGGATCGTGAACCAGACGGTCCCGGCGGCCCTGCAGGCGCTCGGCTACCCCGAGGAGACCATCGAGGCGATCGTCGAGTACATCGCCGAGTACGGGCACGTCATCGACGCTCCCGGCCTGCGTCCGGAGCACTACGAGGTGTTCGACTGCGCCATCGGGGAGCGCGCGATCTCCCCGATGGGCCATGTCCGCATGATGGCCGCGGTACAGCCGTTCCTCTCCGGCGCGATCTCGAAGACGGTGAACATGCCGTCGACCGCCACGGTCGCCGAGGTCGAGCAGATCTACCTGGAGGGGTGGCGGCTGGGCCTGAAGGCCCTCGCCATCTACCGGGACAACTGCAAGGTCGGCCAGCCGCTGACCGACGTCAAGGGGGCGAAGCAGGCCGCCGAGCTGGCCGCCACCCGGACCGGCACGGGAGTCGGGGTCGGCACGGGAGACGCGGTCGGGACCGCCGGCTCCGTCGGACCCGCCCCGGTGGAGGTCGAGTACCGACCGGTGCGCCGCCGGCTGCCGAAGACCCGCCCGTCGCGGACGGTGTCCTTCTCCGTCGGCGGGGCCGAGGGTTATCTGACCGCCGGTTCCTACCCGGACGACGGTCTCGGTGAGGTCTTCATCAAGATGTCGAAGCAGGGGTCCACCCTGGCGGGCGTGATGGACGCGTTCGCGATCGCCATCTCGATCGGCCTGCAGTACGGCGTGCCGCTGGAGGCGTACGTCAGCAAGTTCATCAACATGCGGTTCGAGCCGGCTGGGATGACCGACGACCCGGACGTGCGGATCGCCCAGTCAATCATGGATTATCTGTTCCGTCGCCTCGCGCTCGACTATCTCGACGCCGATCAGCGGGCCGAACTCGGCATCTCGACCGCGGCCGACCGGGCCCGTCGGGTCGCGGGTCAGTACGGTCCAGCGCCGGCGGTGGAGGCCGCGCGATCGGCGCAGCCCGCCGGGATCGACGGCCCGGCCGGATCCCAGGGGGCCGCGGTGACCGGATCCTCGGCTTCCGTCGCCGATCGGGGTGACCCGGGCGTCCCGCCCGGTCCGGCGGTAGGGAACGGCCCGGCGTACGTGGCACGGGAGTTGCGGCTGGCACCGCCCGGCGAGTCGCTCGTCGCGCAGACCGTGGTCGATGCTCCGCTCTGCTTCACCTGCGGGGTGACCATGCGGCCAGCTGGTAGCTGCTACGTCTGTGAGCAGTGCGGTTCGACCAGCGGCTGCAGCTAG
- the nrdR gene encoding transcriptional regulator NrdR, with protein sequence MRCPFCRHPDSRVVDSREAEEGSAIRRRRSCLSCGRRFTTMEEASLQVRKRSGAAEPFSRAKVIAGVRKACQGRPVRDDDLALLAQRVEDAVRSSGSAEVPAEAIGRAILGPLRELDEVAYLRFASVYLAFESLTDFESAIAALRSEAAGPPTTRDGPARPVPRGAVDVSPVIGTQQVHSR encoded by the coding sequence GTGCGGTGCCCGTTCTGCCGGCATCCGGACAGTCGCGTCGTTGACAGTCGGGAGGCCGAGGAGGGTTCGGCGATCCGCCGCAGGCGGTCCTGCCTGTCCTGCGGTCGCCGGTTCACTACGATGGAGGAGGCGTCCCTTCAGGTTCGCAAGCGCAGTGGGGCGGCCGAGCCGTTCAGCCGGGCCAAGGTCATCGCCGGTGTCCGCAAGGCCTGCCAGGGCCGGCCGGTGCGGGATGATGATCTCGCGCTTCTGGCGCAGCGGGTAGAGGACGCCGTCCGCTCGTCGGGGTCGGCGGAGGTGCCCGCGGAGGCGATCGGCCGGGCGATCCTCGGTCCGCTCCGTGAGCTCGACGAGGTGGCTTATCTCCGCTTCGCCTCGGTGTACCTGGCCTTCGAGTCGTTGACTGACTTCGAGTCCGCGATCGCCGCGTTGCGCTCCGAGGCCGCCGGACCTCCCACCACGCGGGATGGACCAGCACGACCGGTCCCGCGTGGCGCCGTCGATGTCTCGCCGGTGATCGGCACCCAGCAGGTGCATAGCAGGTAG
- a CDS encoding LysM peptidoglycan-binding domain-containing protein — MGSAHRARVVDLSMARDRVGHRPPGRPPAPPPLRLTRRGRVVVVSIVVAVVVAVAIMIMPGVSIAGPDTAEAPRHHLVMPGETLWEVAVALDESADTRVMVDRLMRLNHLRSPLIAPGQSLLLP, encoded by the coding sequence GTGGGATCCGCACACAGGGCGCGGGTCGTCGACCTGTCGATGGCCAGGGACCGGGTGGGTCATCGGCCGCCGGGTCGCCCGCCCGCACCCCCGCCGCTCCGGCTGACCCGGCGGGGTCGGGTGGTGGTGGTATCGATCGTCGTGGCGGTCGTCGTGGCGGTAGCAATCATGATCATGCCTGGGGTGTCGATTGCCGGGCCGGATACCGCGGAGGCGCCGCGGCACCATCTGGTCATGCCGGGGGAGACGCTGTGGGAGGTGGCAGTGGCGCTCGACGAGAGCGCCGACACCCGGGTCATGGTGGACCGGCTGATGCGGCTGAACCACCTGCGGTCACCACTGATCGCCCCGGGCCAGTCGTTACTCCTTCCCTGA
- the lexA gene encoding transcriptional repressor LexA: MTSQGRGTRRGGTRGNVRAFPEGPTDAGLTPRQRRVLEVIRAAVERRGYPPSVREIGEAVGLTSTSSVAHQLKVLEEKGYLRRDPNRPRAMEVLTVEHPRQRADVGAGATTVAGTIPIVGEAAPGTTEGSKSDAAYVPVLGRIAAGGPILAEQAVEDVFPLPREIVGEGTLFLLRVVGDSMINAAICDGDWVVVRQQPVADNGEIVAAMIDGEATVKRLRVRDGKIWLHPENSAFADIPGEDATILGRIVAVLRRV, translated from the coding sequence ATGACTAGCCAAGGCAGGGGTACGCGCCGGGGCGGAACCCGCGGCAACGTGCGAGCCTTTCCCGAAGGCCCCACGGACGCGGGCCTGACCCCCCGGCAGCGCAGGGTGCTGGAGGTCATCCGGGCCGCGGTGGAGCGGCGCGGATATCCGCCCAGCGTGCGGGAGATCGGTGAGGCGGTCGGCCTCACCAGCACCAGTAGTGTGGCTCACCAGCTCAAGGTGCTCGAGGAGAAGGGCTACCTGCGGCGGGACCCGAACCGCCCGAGAGCGATGGAGGTGCTGACCGTCGAGCACCCCCGGCAACGCGCGGATGTGGGCGCGGGCGCGACGACGGTGGCGGGCACGATTCCCATCGTCGGTGAGGCGGCGCCGGGCACCACCGAAGGAAGCAAGTCGGACGCGGCCTACGTGCCGGTGCTGGGCCGGATCGCCGCCGGTGGCCCGATCCTGGCCGAGCAGGCGGTCGAGGACGTCTTCCCGCTACCCAGGGAGATCGTCGGCGAGGGCACTCTGTTCCTGCTCCGGGTCGTCGGCGACTCGATGATCAACGCGGCGATCTGCGACGGTGACTGGGTGGTCGTCCGCCAGCAGCCGGTCGCGGACAACGGGGAGATCGTCGCCGCAATGATCGACGGGGAGGCGACGGTCAAGCGTCTGCGGGTTCGGGACGGCAAGATCTGGCTACATCCGGAGAACTCGGCCTTCGCCGACATCCCCGGTGAGGATGCGACCATCCTCGGCCGGATCGTGGCTGTGCTCCGCAGGGTTTGA
- the hflX gene encoding GTPase HflX, producing MTLPADAFDASTLDRSLIKLTEADSSYLPNFFDDSGDGFDLEDRAALRRVPGLATELDDVTEVEYRQLRLERVVLIGVWTSGSPRSAESSMAELAALATTAGSVVLDALVQRRDRPDAATYVGSGKARELAEVVAATGADTVVCDGELTPGQLRQLEEVVKVKVIDRTALILDIFAQHATSREGKAQVELAQLQYMLPRLRGWGESMSRAAASGGGRAPIGTRGPGETKIETDRRRLRARMARLRRELAAMTTVRETKRSARRRGEVPSVAIAGYTNAGKSSLLNRLTGAGVLVEDALFATLDPTVRRATLPDGRAFTLTDTVGFVRHLPHQIVEAFRSTLEEVADADLILHVVDGSSPEPAAQISAVREVLNDIDAGGVPELIVVNKVDAVEPTVVAGLRQLAPDAVFVSARTGEGLAALVDALCARVPHPDVEMRVLVPYTRGDLVSRVHANGEVLTMEHTETGTRLSARVSSGLAAELHAYRA from the coding sequence ATGACACTTCCTGCTGACGCCTTCGATGCGTCCACTCTCGACAGATCCCTCATCAAGCTGACCGAAGCCGATTCGTCTTACCTGCCGAACTTCTTCGACGATTCTGGGGACGGTTTCGACCTGGAGGATCGCGCCGCGTTGCGGCGGGTTCCCGGTCTCGCCACCGAGCTCGACGACGTCACCGAGGTCGAGTACCGGCAGCTGCGGCTGGAGCGTGTCGTCCTCATCGGCGTATGGACGTCGGGTTCCCCGCGGTCGGCCGAGAGCTCCATGGCGGAGCTCGCGGCGCTCGCCACGACCGCCGGTTCGGTGGTGCTCGACGCGCTCGTGCAGCGTCGCGACCGGCCGGATGCCGCGACTTACGTCGGTTCGGGCAAGGCCCGCGAGCTCGCCGAGGTCGTCGCGGCGACCGGCGCGGACACGGTGGTCTGCGATGGCGAGCTCACCCCGGGTCAGCTGCGGCAGCTGGAGGAGGTCGTCAAAGTAAAGGTCATCGACCGGACGGCCCTCATCCTGGACATCTTCGCCCAGCACGCGACCTCTCGCGAGGGCAAGGCCCAGGTCGAGCTCGCGCAGTTGCAGTACATGCTGCCCCGGCTGCGTGGGTGGGGTGAGTCGATGTCGCGGGCCGCGGCCAGTGGCGGCGGCCGGGCGCCCATCGGTACCCGTGGTCCCGGTGAGACGAAGATCGAGACCGATCGTCGGCGGCTGCGGGCCAGGATGGCGCGGTTGCGCCGCGAGCTCGCCGCGATGACGACCGTGCGGGAGACCAAGCGTTCCGCCCGGCGGCGGGGTGAGGTCCCCAGCGTGGCGATCGCCGGTTACACCAACGCCGGTAAGTCGTCGCTGCTCAACCGGCTGACCGGCGCGGGTGTCCTGGTCGAGGACGCGCTGTTCGCCACCCTTGATCCGACCGTGCGGCGGGCGACCCTGCCGGACGGCCGGGCCTTCACCCTGACCGACACCGTCGGATTCGTCCGGCATCTGCCGCATCAGATCGTCGAGGCGTTCCGCTCGACGCTGGAAGAGGTCGCCGATGCCGATCTCATCCTGCACGTTGTGGACGGATCATCGCCGGAGCCGGCCGCGCAGATCTCCGCCGTGCGCGAGGTTCTCAACGACATCGACGCGGGCGGCGTTCCCGAGCTGATCGTCGTCAACAAGGTGGACGCCGTGGAGCCGACGGTCGTCGCGGGGTTGCGCCAGCTCGCCCCGGACGCCGTGTTCGTCTCGGCACGCACGGGCGAGGGGCTGGCCGCGCTGGTCGACGCGCTCTGTGCCCGGGTGCCGCATCCCGACGTGGAGATGCGCGTGCTCGTGCCCTACACCCGGGGCGACTTGGTCTCCCGGGTGCACGCGAACGGCGAGGTGCTCACGATGGAGCACACCGAGACCGGTACCCGGCTGTCCGCCCGGGTTTCCTCGGGACTCGCGGCGGAGCTGCACGCCTACCGGGCCTGA
- a CDS encoding helix-turn-helix domain-containing protein: MDIIWSSDANLIVAGPDTAAKLVRWAPGVRHVGLRFDSGSGPSHLGVAADELRDQRVPLADLWGDGPAQRLAERLAMAADPLVAFESSIAARPVHPALVDRLVPAVLAGARARAPVDDLARTVGLSERQLLRRCRRVFGYGPKTLARILRMQDALHAARAGIPFAVVAAEAGYADQAHLAREVRALAGVPPTHLIRNVNVQDELDVSVSDVADVAAATGSGA; this comes from the coding sequence ATGGACATCATCTGGAGTTCCGACGCCAATCTGATCGTCGCGGGGCCGGACACGGCGGCGAAGCTGGTGCGCTGGGCACCAGGCGTGCGGCACGTCGGGCTCCGCTTCGACTCGGGCTCTGGACCATCCCACCTCGGAGTGGCCGCGGACGAACTGCGCGACCAACGCGTCCCGCTCGCCGACCTGTGGGGCGACGGACCGGCGCAGCGACTCGCCGAGCGGCTCGCCATGGCCGCTGATCCCCTGGTCGCATTCGAGTCGTCGATCGCCGCCCGGCCCGTTCACCCGGCGCTCGTGGACCGGTTGGTTCCCGCCGTTCTGGCGGGTGCCCGCGCCCGGGCGCCTGTGGACGACCTCGCGCGCACAGTCGGGCTGAGCGAACGCCAGCTGCTGCGTCGCTGCCGGCGTGTCTTCGGATATGGCCCGAAGACGCTCGCCAGGATCCTCCGGATGCAGGACGCCCTGCACGCGGCGCGGGCCGGCATCCCGTTCGCGGTCGTGGCGGCCGAGGCCGGCTACGCCGACCAGGCGCACCTCGCCCGGGAGGTACGCGCGCTCGCCGGAGTTCCGCCGACTCACCTCATCCGAAATGTCAACGTTCAGGACGAGCTGGACGTCTCGGTGTCGGATGTCGCGGATGTCGCGGCCGCTACGGGCAGTGGGGCGTAG
- a CDS encoding VOC family protein, with amino-acid sequence MPPSFTLTGVIVADMARSLAFYRRLGLDLPAGADAQPHVEVQLPGGPRLAFDSEATIRSFDPRWSAGTGSPRVGLAFACDTPDEVDEVYADLVGAGHAGHLPPWDAFWGQRYAVVLDPDGNHVDLYAPLPVAAATSATSDTETSSSS; translated from the coding sequence ATGCCACCATCGTTCACCCTGACCGGTGTGATCGTCGCTGATATGGCCCGGTCCCTGGCGTTCTACCGCCGGCTCGGCCTCGACCTGCCCGCCGGGGCCGACGCCCAGCCGCACGTCGAGGTGCAGCTGCCCGGCGGTCCGCGCCTCGCGTTCGACAGCGAGGCGACCATCCGATCCTTTGATCCGCGCTGGTCGGCGGGTACCGGCTCGCCGCGGGTCGGGCTGGCCTTCGCCTGCGACACGCCGGACGAGGTCGACGAGGTCTACGCCGACCTCGTCGGCGCCGGTCACGCCGGCCACCTTCCGCCCTGGGACGCCTTCTGGGGCCAGCGGTACGCGGTCGTGCTCGATCCAGACGGCAACCACGTCGACCTCTACGCCCCACTGCCCGTAGCGGCCGCGACATCCGCGACATCCGACACCGAGACGTCCAGCTCGTCCTGA
- the dapF gene encoding diaminopimelate epimerase: MRDELELRFVKGHGTGNDFVLLPDPDGDLDLTADLVRALCDRRTGIGGDGVLRVVLCAAVPEAAGLAGRARWFMDYRNADGSVAEMCGNGARVFARYLVDAGYAQPGRFHVATRAGLRLVEAAVDGDVTVDMGPPRIIDGPGAPVTVADRDFTATAVSMGNPHAVCFAGDLDVAGLRRLDLTRPPSFSPVDFPDGVNVEIVVDRPAGVAMRVFERGVGETASCGTGACAVAVAWAARRGARPAGAPVEVEVDVPGGGLVVIWQPETVLLRGPAELVFDGVLRRAEAHDPVG, translated from the coding sequence GTGCGGGACGAGCTGGAACTGCGATTCGTCAAGGGCCACGGGACGGGCAACGACTTCGTCCTGCTGCCGGATCCCGACGGGGACCTCGACCTCACCGCGGACCTGGTGCGCGCGCTGTGCGACCGACGGACCGGCATCGGGGGCGACGGGGTGCTGCGGGTGGTGCTCTGCGCCGCGGTTCCCGAGGCGGCCGGTCTGGCCGGCCGGGCGCGCTGGTTCATGGACTACCGCAATGCTGACGGTTCGGTTGCCGAGATGTGCGGTAACGGCGCCCGGGTGTTCGCCCGCTACCTCGTCGACGCCGGATACGCCCAGCCCGGACGGTTCCACGTCGCGACCCGCGCCGGGTTGCGGCTCGTCGAGGCCGCGGTGGACGGTGACGTCACGGTCGACATGGGACCGCCGCGGATCATCGACGGACCCGGGGCCCCGGTCACCGTCGCCGATCGTGACTTCACCGCGACCGCGGTCTCGATGGGTAATCCGCACGCGGTCTGCTTCGCCGGCGACCTGGACGTCGCCGGGCTGCGTCGGCTCGACCTGACCCGACCACCGTCCTTCTCCCCGGTTGACTTCCCGGACGGGGTGAATGTGGAGATCGTCGTCGACCGGCCGGCTGGGGTGGCGATGCGGGTGTTCGAACGTGGGGTCGGGGAGACCGCGTCCTGCGGCACCGGTGCCTGCGCGGTCGCGGTGGCCTGGGCGGCCCGGCGAGGTGCCCGGCCGGCGGGTGCGCCGGTCGAGGTCGAGGTGGATGTGCCCGGCGGCGGCCTGGTCGTGATCTGGCAGCCGGAGACCGTGCTGTTGCGAGGGCCCGCCGAGCTGGTCTTCGACGGCGTGCTGCGCCGTGCGGAGGCCCACGACCCGGTCGGGTGA
- a CDS encoding EAL domain-containing protein, with amino-acid sequence MTAPTSDAGTPPDDAGTPPDLTLVPALYAAFDDGSLRLHFQPEVDLRNGSVPGMEAHPRWLHPERGVLGPADFMPIAAAAGLVHQVDQWVLRMAVTEARTWHRMAVGTPIRPPRLWVNIDGRQLASLAFAAEVDRLVSGRVLPAGAIGLEFSEQTLGLAAPMVPRLLTRLRALGVAIAVGSFGTWLGSLAVLDQLPLNLVKIDGLFLRATMKDLEGEAVLAAIVRLAHQRGLPVVADDVDTARLASRVVDLDCDRAIGPVFCPPVPVEDARMIALGRGRPDRWYKPSHSDDRMREWARAAAG; translated from the coding sequence GTGACCGCGCCCACCTCTGATGCTGGTACCCCACCCGACGATGCTGGTACCCCACCCGACCTGACTCTCGTCCCCGCGCTCTATGCCGCCTTCGACGATGGTTCTCTGCGGCTGCACTTCCAACCGGAGGTCGACCTGCGCAACGGGTCGGTGCCGGGGATGGAGGCCCATCCGCGGTGGCTGCACCCGGAACGCGGGGTGCTGGGTCCGGCGGATTTCATGCCGATCGCCGCGGCCGCGGGCCTCGTCCATCAGGTGGACCAGTGGGTGCTGCGGATGGCCGTGACCGAGGCGCGCACCTGGCATCGGATGGCGGTCGGGACGCCGATCCGCCCGCCCCGGTTGTGGGTGAACATCGATGGCCGCCAGCTTGCCAGCCTCGCCTTCGCGGCCGAGGTCGACCGGCTCGTCTCGGGCCGGGTGCTGCCGGCCGGGGCGATCGGCCTTGAGTTCAGCGAGCAGACCCTCGGACTCGCCGCGCCGATGGTGCCCCGGTTGCTGACCCGGCTGCGTGCCCTCGGGGTGGCGATCGCCGTCGGGTCCTTCGGCACGTGGCTGGGCTCGTTGGCCGTGCTCGACCAGCTGCCGTTGAACCTCGTCAAGATCGACGGTCTGTTCCTGCGGGCGACGATGAAGGACCTCGAGGGTGAGGCCGTGCTCGCGGCCATCGTCCGGCTTGCCCACCAACGCGGCCTGCCCGTCGTCGCCGACGATGTCGACACCGCGCGCCTGGCGTCCCGGGTGGTGGATCTCGACTGCGATCGCGCCATCGGACCGGTGTTCTGTCCGCCGGTGCCGGTGGAGGACGCTCGGATGATCGCTCTCGGGCGAGGCCGGCCCGACCGCTGGTACAAGCCGTCGCATTCCGACGACCGGATGCGGGAGTGGGCGCGGGCCGCAGCCGGCTGA